The following coding sequences lie in one Desulfotignum phosphitoxidans DSM 13687 genomic window:
- a CDS encoding FAD-dependent oxidoreductase yields MSKRVIIVGAVALGPKVACRLRRLDPDAQITVIDRDNLISYGGCGIPYYVGGDINDLEGLCSTSSHVLRDPAFFRSSKGVNILPRVEAMSIDRDKKTLHIRHLDTEKKEALPYDKLVIATGATPVRPPIPGADLPRVFTVSNLHSARDIKDTISKGKVGRAVVVGAGAIGIEMAEALTDLWGVDTTIVEMADQILPAALGKNMSRVVEMELKQNNVTILLSQKVDKINGDDTSGVTSVEVGGKTLPCDLVVMSAGVRPNTRFAKDAGLAVGSSGALLVDRGLRTTDPHIYAGGDCVELRNLVNGENMTMPLGSLANRQGRIIANNIHGRASKFKGTVGTFCIKAFDMAAAKAGLTFAQARAIGYDPVHAVVAQSDRAHFYPSSRIMYIHLIADRKTRRILGIESVGGQGDAVKARVDAVAPLLSAGIDVDEVCSLETGYAPPFASAMDIINNAGNVLDNILEGRNVPMDPVDFVREFAKDQIQVMDVRDPKEAAPFIEKYKDKWMNIPQDQLRDRLDEVPSDRPLCLVCGTGARSYECQVLLNQKGFDNVCNVQGGHAMILAVAPDFMDI; encoded by the coding sequence GTGAGTAAACGCGTGATTATTGTCGGCGCCGTGGCTTTAGGCCCCAAAGTGGCGTGCCGGCTCAGACGGCTGGATCCGGATGCGCAAATTACCGTGATTGACAGGGACAATCTGATTTCATATGGGGGATGCGGCATCCCTTATTATGTGGGCGGGGATATCAATGATCTGGAAGGGCTTTGTTCCACCTCTTCCCATGTGCTGCGTGATCCGGCATTTTTCAGGTCCAGCAAAGGGGTGAATATTCTGCCCCGGGTGGAGGCAATGTCCATTGACCGGGATAAAAAAACACTGCATATCCGTCACCTGGACACGGAAAAAAAAGAAGCTCTGCCTTATGATAAACTGGTGATCGCCACCGGGGCGACGCCGGTCCGGCCCCCGATTCCCGGCGCAGACCTGCCCCGGGTATTTACTGTGTCCAATCTTCATTCTGCCAGGGATATCAAAGATACCATCTCCAAGGGAAAAGTGGGCCGTGCCGTGGTGGTCGGAGCCGGTGCCATCGGGATCGAAATGGCCGAGGCATTGACCGATCTGTGGGGCGTGGATACCACCATCGTTGAGATGGCGGATCAGATTCTGCCGGCAGCCCTGGGAAAGAACATGTCCAGGGTAGTGGAGATGGAATTGAAGCAGAACAACGTCACGATCCTGCTGTCTCAAAAAGTGGATAAAATCAACGGCGATGACACATCCGGGGTGACATCCGTGGAAGTCGGGGGGAAAACCCTGCCGTGCGATCTGGTGGTCATGTCCGCCGGGGTCCGGCCCAACACCCGGTTTGCCAAAGATGCCGGGCTGGCTGTGGGCAGTTCCGGGGCTCTTTTGGTGGACCGGGGGCTGCGCACCACAGATCCGCATATCTATGCCGGGGGTGACTGCGTGGAGCTCAGAAACCTGGTCAACGGCGAAAACATGACCATGCCGCTGGGGTCTCTGGCCAACCGCCAGGGCCGGATCATTGCCAACAACATTCATGGCCGGGCTTCCAAATTCAAGGGCACTGTGGGCACTTTCTGCATCAAGGCGTTTGACATGGCCGCAGCCAAAGCCGGGCTGACCTTTGCCCAGGCCCGGGCCATCGGATACGATCCCGTCCATGCCGTGGTGGCCCAGTCGGACAGGGCCCATTTTTATCCCTCGTCCCGGATTATGTATATTCACCTGATTGCCGACCGGAAAACCCGGCGAATCTTAGGCATTGAATCTGTGGGCGGTCAGGGAGATGCAGTCAAGGCCCGGGTGGATGCGGTGGCGCCCCTGCTTTCCGCCGGCATTGATGTGGACGAGGTCTGTTCCCTTGAAACCGGGTATGCCCCGCCCTTTGCATCGGCCATGGATATCATCAACAATGCCGGCAATGTGCTGGACAACATCCTGGAAGGGCGCAACGTGCCCATGGATCCCGTGGATTTTGTCCGTGAATTTGCCAAAGACCAGATCCAGGTCATGGATGTCAGGGATCCCAAAGAAGCGGCCCCGTTTATTGAAAAATACAAGGACAAATGGATGAATATTCCCCAGGACCAGCTCCGGGACCGGCTGGATGAGGTGCCGTCCGACAGACCCCTTTGCCTGGTCTGCGGTACGGGAGCCCGGTCTTATGAGTGCCAGGTGCTGCTCAATCAGAAAGGGTTTGACAATGTCTGCAACGTCCAGGGGGGCCATGCCATGATCCTGGCCGTGGCACCGGATTTTATGGACATTTGA
- the ngg gene encoding N-acetylglutaminylglutamine synthetase, with product MGKSNHRLERGFGQSLRNWEKLRGPATKGMISDAFVEMGWGRLVFGHTFDDNERIVETMTQYGYDRRDIAMYIIDPHVVVSLAPDKLFLDPSHTFRLWSYDYTMDSRTRNPFVIQRVSTRREAREINRIYGACHMKGADPDFILDKRANKLRTYMVARDLTHDRVIGTVTGVDHVAAFNDPEKGASLWSLAVDPQTDFPGVGSSLVRHLCEHYFTRGRAFVDISVMHDNKKAIALYEKLGCQRIPVFCIKRKNPINQDLYTASQKYPGLNPYARLLVDEARKRGIRIDIVDEDFGLFTLTLGSKTISCRESLSDLTTAVAMTKCDDKRLTRKLLAKNDIRVPAQIMYTNLETAVSFMEKYQAVVVKPARGEQGEGISVGISDTKDLKTAIEKAQNACPDVILEELAPGQDLRVIVINYEVVAAAVRRPPVIRGTGTHTMKDLIETYNRRRMAATGGESRIPMDGETRRCLAEQGLDPDTVLDKDKEVTVRKTANLHTGGTIHDVTDELHPELSAAAVAAARCLEIPVTGLDFIVPDVQGPDYVIIEANERPGLANHEPQPTAQRFIDLLFPETAVKHKE from the coding sequence ATGGGAAAATCCAACCACCGCCTGGAACGGGGATTTGGCCAGTCTTTGAGAAACTGGGAAAAACTCAGGGGACCGGCCACAAAAGGCATGATATCCGATGCATTTGTGGAAATGGGGTGGGGACGGCTGGTGTTCGGCCACACCTTTGATGACAACGAGCGCATCGTGGAAACCATGACCCAGTATGGATATGACCGCCGGGACATTGCCATGTACATCATCGATCCCCATGTGGTGGTGTCTTTGGCGCCGGACAAGCTGTTTCTGGATCCGTCCCACACCTTCCGGCTGTGGTCTTATGATTACACCATGGACTCCCGCACCCGCAACCCGTTTGTCATCCAGCGGGTCTCCACCCGGAGAGAAGCCCGGGAGATCAACCGGATCTATGGGGCCTGCCATATGAAAGGGGCGGACCCGGACTTTATCCTGGACAAGCGGGCCAACAAACTGCGCACCTATATGGTCGCCAGGGACCTGACCCATGACCGGGTCATCGGCACGGTCACGGGCGTGGATCATGTGGCTGCGTTCAACGACCCTGAAAAAGGGGCCAGCCTCTGGTCTCTGGCCGTGGATCCCCAGACCGATTTTCCCGGGGTGGGCAGCAGTCTGGTGCGGCATTTGTGCGAACACTATTTCACCCGGGGCCGGGCCTTTGTGGATATCAGTGTGATGCACGACAACAAAAAGGCCATTGCCTTGTATGAAAAACTGGGGTGCCAGCGGATTCCGGTGTTCTGCATCAAGCGGAAAAATCCCATCAACCAGGATCTTTACACCGCGTCCCAGAAATATCCCGGGCTCAATCCCTATGCCCGGCTTCTCGTGGATGAAGCCAGAAAAAGAGGGATCCGCATCGATATCGTGGACGAGGATTTCGGGCTGTTCACCTTGACGCTGGGCAGCAAGACCATTTCGTGCCGGGAATCTTTGTCCGATCTCACCACGGCCGTGGCCATGACCAAATGTGATGACAAGCGCCTGACCCGCAAACTTCTGGCAAAAAATGACATCCGGGTCCCGGCACAGATTATGTATACGAACCTGGAAACGGCGGTTTCGTTCATGGAAAAATATCAGGCTGTGGTGGTCAAGCCGGCCCGGGGGGAACAGGGAGAAGGCATCAGTGTGGGAATCTCCGACACAAAAGATCTGAAAACCGCCATTGAAAAAGCACAAAACGCCTGCCCGGACGTCATTCTGGAAGAACTGGCTCCGGGACAGGACCTGCGCGTCATTGTCATCAACTATGAAGTCGTGGCCGCCGCGGTGCGCAGGCCGCCTGTGATCCGGGGCACCGGCACCCATACCATGAAAGATTTGATAGAAACCTACAACCGCCGGCGCATGGCAGCCACGGGCGGGGAAAGCCGGATCCCCATGGACGGGGAAACCCGCCGATGCCTGGCGGAACAGGGCCTGGACCCGGACACGGTGCTGGACAAAGACAAAGAAGTGACCGTGCGGAAAACCGCCAATCTGCATACGGGCGGCACCATCCACGATGTCACGGATGAGCTGCATCCGGAACTGTCTGCGGCCGCCGTTGCTGCAGCCCGATGCCTGGAAATCCCGGTCACGGGTCTGGATTTCATCGTCCCGGATGTCCAGGGCCCGGACTATGTGATCATCGAGGCCAATGAACGTCCCGGTCTGGCCAACCATGAACCCCAACCCACAGCCCAGCGGTTCATCGACCTTCTGTTTCCGGAAACCGCTGTCAAACACAAGGAATAA
- a CDS encoding type II toxin-antitoxin system mRNA interferase toxin, RelE/StbE family translates to MWSVYEHRRVSKQLDSIPKDVLKRYEKWKDIVTISGPQGLRKMKGLRDEALSGPWKGHRSSRLNKQYRVIYKIIKDQVFIKVVSVTPHDYRRS, encoded by the coding sequence ATGTGGTCAGTTTATGAACATAGACGTGTTTCAAAACAACTCGATAGCATTCCAAAAGATGTGTTGAAACGGTACGAAAAATGGAAGGATATCGTCACTATTTCCGGTCCCCAGGGGCTTCGTAAAATGAAAGGGTTGCGGGATGAGGCATTGAGTGGACCATGGAAAGGCCATAGATCATCCCGATTGAACAAACAATACAGGGTGATCTATAAAATAATTAAGGATCAAGTTTTCATCAAAGTGGTGAGTGTGACTCCCCATGATTATCGGAGATCGTAA
- a CDS encoding osmoprotectant NAGGN system M42 family peptidase, whose translation MSCVRIDESYLIHQLKELLSIPSPSGYSDQVVHYVGSQLEALGIEFEVTRRGSIRATLPGKQNTLDRAVTVHLDTLGAMVRRLKDNGKLAVTPIGSWSSRFAEGGRVTIFTQSGPRRGTVLPLKASGHAWGDAVDELPVTWDHVELRVDEICRNREDLTANGFDVGDTIAFDALPEITENGFINARHLDDKAGAAIVLSAAKVLVESDMALPVDCHLIFTIFEEIGFGASADVYADVSEMVVVDLAPVAPDQNASEYAVTIAMKDQTGPFDYHLSQKLVTLCRDCDIDFQKDVFRYYRSDAASAIEAGHDVRTALVGFGVDASHGYERTHLSSLTATARLMVEYIRSDPTFKQDPKRWASLKEFPHQPDREIIRIKT comes from the coding sequence ATGTCCTGCGTGCGCATTGACGAATCCTATCTGATCCATCAACTCAAAGAGCTGCTGAGCATCCCCTCCCCTTCCGGATATTCCGACCAGGTGGTCCATTATGTGGGCAGCCAGCTGGAAGCCCTGGGCATTGAATTCGAAGTCACGCGACGCGGCTCCATCCGGGCCACTCTGCCCGGAAAACAGAACACCCTGGACCGGGCCGTCACCGTTCACCTGGACACCTTAGGGGCCATGGTCCGCCGGTTAAAGGACAACGGCAAACTGGCCGTCACCCCCATCGGCAGCTGGTCCAGCCGGTTTGCCGAAGGCGGGCGAGTCACTATTTTCACCCAGTCCGGCCCCAGACGGGGCACGGTCCTGCCGTTGAAAGCGTCCGGCCATGCCTGGGGCGATGCCGTGGATGAGCTGCCCGTGACCTGGGACCATGTGGAGCTGAGGGTGGATGAGATCTGCCGCAACCGGGAGGACCTGACGGCAAACGGATTTGACGTGGGCGATACCATCGCCTTTGACGCGCTGCCGGAAATCACGGAAAACGGATTCATCAATGCCCGCCACCTGGATGACAAGGCCGGGGCCGCCATCGTGCTCAGTGCGGCCAAAGTCCTGGTTGAATCCGATATGGCCCTGCCCGTGGACTGTCACCTGATTTTCACGATTTTCGAAGAGATCGGATTCGGGGCATCTGCGGATGTGTACGCAGATGTCTCCGAAATGGTGGTGGTGGACCTGGCGCCGGTGGCACCGGACCAGAACGCGTCGGAATACGCAGTCACCATTGCCATGAAAGACCAGACCGGCCCGTTTGATTATCATCTGTCCCAAAAACTGGTGACCCTGTGCCGGGACTGTGATATTGATTTCCAAAAAGACGTGTTCCGGTATTACCGCAGTGACGCGGCTTCCGCCATCGAGGCCGGCCATGATGTGCGCACTGCCCTGGTGGGATTCGGCGTGGACGCGTCCCACGGGTATGAACGGACCCATCTGTCCTCTCTCACGGCCACGGCCCGTCTGATGGTCGAATATATCCGGAGCGACCCCACCTTTAAGCAGGACCCGAAACGCTGGGCCTCCCTCAAAGAATTTCCCCACCAGCCGGACCGGGAGATCATCAGGATCAAAACCTGA
- a CDS encoding NUDIX hydrolase has translation MMVGSDRITDQAMTAEREMEKKMSIKYCSICGAKMTTRIPEDDDHIRPVCNRCGHVHYDNPKLVVGCIPMLEDQVLLCKRNIEPRKGKWTLPAGYLENGETVEQGAVRETLEETRSHVSIIAPYRMFNLVFVHQIYLMFRARLLDTDFGPTKESTDVQLFSESEIPWDNIAFESIRQTLADFFSDRPGRAYSFEIKQIMPPEKHAGPA, from the coding sequence ATGATGGTGGGATCGGACCGGATCACGGATCAGGCAATGACAGCGGAGCGGGAAATGGAGAAAAAAATGAGTATTAAATACTGCAGTATCTGCGGTGCAAAAATGACAACCCGGATACCCGAGGATGATGATCATATCCGGCCGGTATGTAACCGATGCGGCCATGTTCATTATGACAATCCCAAACTGGTGGTGGGCTGCATTCCGATGCTGGAAGATCAGGTGCTGCTGTGCAAAAGAAATATCGAACCCAGAAAAGGGAAATGGACCCTGCCGGCCGGGTATCTGGAAAACGGAGAAACCGTTGAGCAGGGGGCGGTGCGGGAAACCCTGGAGGAAACCCGGTCCCATGTTTCCATCATTGCCCCCTACCGCATGTTCAATCTGGTGTTTGTCCACCAGATCTATCTGATGTTCCGGGCAAGACTGCTGGACACTGATTTCGGCCCCACCAAAGAAAGCACAGACGTGCAGCTGTTTTCCGAATCAGAGATCCCCTGGGATAATATCGCGTTTGAATCGATCCGCCAGACCCTGGCCGACTTTTTTTCAGACCGGCCCGGCCGGGCATATTCGTTTGAAATAAAGCAGATCATGCCCCCGGAAAAACACGCCGGTCCGGCCTGA
- a CDS encoding N-acetylglutaminylglutamine amidotransferase has protein sequence MCGICGEIFFNRQPIYEDSVIRMNQAMAARGPDNEDIYHGIWTLMGHRRLKIIDLSDDSNQPMIDPKLGLIIVYNGAIYNYKILKDELIEKGYTFHTGGDTEVILKAYHAWGEDCVTRFNGMFAFAIYNQAKDKVFMARDRLGIKPLYFHKTGNSLLFASSLPALLATGKIKPQISAQALHYYLTFHSVVPAPHTMVSGIEKLPPATWAVISQDGTMTRNTYWHPVYQRDQEEENYTFDDWKQRVSQTLMASVKRRLVADVPVGVLLSGGLDSSLVVGLLAEAGQKDLKTFSIGFDSVGDEKGDEFLYSDIIARHFATDHHKIQVNGSEVLPSMPACVKAMSEPMVSHDCIGFYLLSQKVAEHVRVVQSGQGADEIFGGYHWYPPMMESTDPVTDYRTVFGDRSHDEFLEMVTQAYHGDDVSTRFIRDHFDMPGADTPIDKTLRLDTLVMLTEDPVKRVDNMTMAAGLEARVPFLDHELVELVAKIPAEHKVGHGGKHILKEAARAVIPNEVIDRPKGYFPVPALKYLQGEYLDFVKGILNTDTARDRNLFNRDYIDRLLADPESHITPLKGSKLWQAALLEYWCQQHDI, from the coding sequence ATGTGCGGCATATGCGGAGAAATATTTTTCAACAGGCAACCCATTTATGAAGATTCCGTCATCCGGATGAACCAGGCCATGGCGGCCCGAGGTCCTGACAATGAAGATATCTATCACGGCATCTGGACCCTGATGGGGCATCGCCGCCTCAAGATCATCGATTTAAGTGACGATTCCAACCAGCCCATGATCGACCCCAAACTCGGGCTGATCATTGTGTACAACGGAGCGATCTACAACTACAAAATCCTGAAAGATGAACTCATCGAAAAAGGCTACACCTTTCATACCGGCGGGGACACGGAAGTGATCCTCAAGGCGTATCATGCCTGGGGGGAAGACTGTGTGACGCGTTTTAACGGGATGTTCGCCTTTGCCATCTACAACCAGGCCAAAGACAAGGTGTTCATGGCCAGAGACCGCTTAGGCATCAAACCCTTATATTTTCACAAAACCGGCAACAGCCTGTTGTTTGCCTCTTCTCTGCCGGCCCTGCTGGCCACCGGAAAAATCAAACCACAGATCTCTGCCCAGGCCCTGCATTATTATCTGACGTTTCATTCCGTGGTGCCCGCGCCCCACACCATGGTGTCCGGCATTGAAAAACTGCCGCCTGCCACCTGGGCTGTGATCTCCCAGGACGGCACCATGACCCGGAACACCTACTGGCATCCCGTGTATCAGCGGGACCAGGAAGAAGAAAACTACACGTTTGACGACTGGAAACAGCGGGTGAGCCAGACCCTGATGGCATCGGTGAAACGCCGGCTGGTGGCGGATGTGCCCGTGGGCGTGCTGCTGTCCGGAGGCCTGGATTCCAGCCTGGTGGTGGGCCTGCTGGCCGAGGCCGGACAAAAGGATCTGAAGACCTTTTCCATCGGGTTTGACAGTGTGGGCGACGAAAAAGGAGACGAGTTTCTGTATTCCGATATCATTGCCCGGCATTTTGCCACGGACCACCACAAGATTCAGGTGAACGGCAGCGAGGTGCTGCCGTCCATGCCCGCCTGTGTCAAAGCCATGAGCGAACCCATGGTCTCCCATGACTGCATCGGATTCTATCTGCTGAGCCAGAAAGTGGCCGAACATGTCAGGGTGGTCCAGAGCGGCCAGGGCGCGGATGAAATCTTCGGCGGATATCACTGGTATCCGCCCATGATGGAAAGCACGGATCCCGTGACCGACTACCGGACCGTGTTCGGGGACCGGTCCCATGACGAATTTCTGGAAATGGTGACCCAGGCCTATCACGGAGACGATGTCAGCACCCGGTTCATCCGGGACCATTTTGACATGCCCGGTGCGGACACCCCCATCGACAAAACCCTGCGCCTGGACACCCTGGTGATGCTCACCGAAGACCCGGTGAAACGGGTGGACAACATGACCATGGCCGCCGGCCTGGAAGCCCGGGTCCCGTTTCTGGACCATGAGCTGGTGGAGCTGGTGGCAAAAATTCCCGCGGAACACAAAGTGGGGCACGGCGGCAAACACATTCTCAAGGAAGCGGCCAGAGCGGTCATTCCCAACGAGGTCATCGACCGGCCCAAAGGGTATTTCCCCGTACCGGCCCTCAAATACCTGCAAGGGGAATACCTGGATTTTGTCAAAGGCATTCTGAACACCGATACAGCCCGGGACCGGAACCTGTTCAACCGGGACTATATTGACCGGCTGCTGGCGGATCCTGAATCCCATATCACGCCGCTCAAGGGCTCCAAGCTCTGGCAGGCGGCCCTGCTGGAATACTGGTGTCAGCAGCACGACATTTAA
- a CDS encoding methylenetetrahydrofolate reductase, which translates to MSFVISDTQKFVTTIEVVPPAGNDPAALLDKLAAISDLDFDGFSVATNPVAKPRMSAMVFCHLLHQKTGKPAILHLTVRDHNLLGLQAELWGAKALGIDTLIAVTGDPSAGRQKDGATAVNDVNVYQLITLANESGLTTGAVLDFRPERNGLKNEVKRLEKKVAAGSRFIVTQPVYDEPTAKTLADACAHLPVPKLMGILPLLSFRHATFLHDKVDGIAVPDALRREMETSADPVRTGTIQAKHMLEIAKLYFSGACVMPPFERFEILKEIL; encoded by the coding sequence ATGTCCTTTGTGATCTCTGACACCCAAAAATTTGTCACCACCATTGAAGTGGTGCCGCCGGCCGGTAACGATCCCGCAGCCCTTCTGGACAAACTGGCCGCGATTTCAGATCTTGATTTTGACGGATTCAGCGTGGCCACCAATCCTGTGGCCAAACCCCGGATGTCCGCCATGGTTTTCTGCCACCTGCTGCATCAGAAAACCGGCAAGCCCGCCATTTTGCACCTGACAGTGCGGGACCACAATCTTCTGGGACTTCAGGCGGAACTGTGGGGGGCGAAAGCCTTGGGGATCGACACCTTGATCGCCGTTACCGGGGACCCGTCCGCCGGCCGGCAAAAGGACGGTGCCACGGCGGTGAATGACGTGAATGTGTACCAGCTGATCACCCTGGCCAACGAATCCGGCCTGACTACCGGGGCTGTCCTGGATTTCCGGCCGGAGCGCAACGGGCTGAAAAACGAGGTCAAACGCCTGGAAAAAAAAGTGGCGGCCGGATCCCGGTTCATCGTCACCCAGCCGGTCTATGATGAACCCACGGCAAAAACCCTGGCCGATGCCTGCGCACATCTGCCCGTGCCCAAACTCATGGGAATACTTCCGCTGCTGTCCTTCAGGCACGCGACATTTCTGCACGACAAGGTGGATGGCATTGCCGTTCCGGATGCGTTGCGCCGGGAGATGGAAACATCGGCTGATCCCGTCAGAACCGGCACGATTCAGGCGAAACACATGCTGGAAATCGCAAAACTTTATTTTTCCGGAGCCTGTGTGATGCCGCCCTTCGAACGGTTCGAGATCCTGAAGGAGATCCTGTGA
- a CDS encoding endonuclease/exonuclease/phosphatase family protein — protein sequence MKTDSASFSVMTMNLRFGLAKDDKNRWERRRDVVKDFLKQMKTDFIGFQEVNHFQAEFLKNTLTQYGHIGWYNQNHPWWQSNMIFFHKDWTCLGHRHHFISRFPDIPSKMSGSRWPRQCVAGWFEKQGRHLLAANTHFDFNAAVQARSAGMVAGFLKWFPPGLPVVITGDFNTGHDSSAFKTFQTHGFREVFEADPPGTFHGFTGRTDGRHIDWILYRGEIRPVTRRVLTFHKGDQYPSDHFPVAADFIYKRIK from the coding sequence ATGAAAACAGATTCTGCATCTTTCAGCGTGATGACCATGAACCTGCGCTTCGGCCTGGCAAAAGATGACAAAAACCGCTGGGAACGACGCAGGGATGTGGTCAAAGATTTTCTGAAACAGATGAAAACCGATTTTATCGGATTCCAGGAGGTAAACCATTTTCAGGCGGAATTTCTGAAAAACACCCTGACCCAGTACGGCCACATCGGCTGGTACAACCAAAACCATCCCTGGTGGCAATCCAACATGATCTTTTTTCACAAAGACTGGACCTGCTTAGGCCACCGCCACCATTTCATCTCCCGGTTTCCCGACATTCCGTCCAAAATGTCCGGTTCCCGGTGGCCCCGGCAGTGTGTGGCCGGATGGTTTGAAAAACAGGGCCGGCATCTGCTGGCAGCCAACACCCATTTTGATTTTAACGCGGCGGTCCAGGCCAGAAGCGCCGGCATGGTGGCCGGTTTTCTGAAATGGTTCCCGCCGGGACTGCCCGTGGTCATCACCGGTGACTTCAACACCGGCCATGACTCATCCGCTTTCAAAACCTTTCAGACCCACGGATTCCGAGAAGTGTTTGAAGCAGATCCCCCGGGCACGTTTCACGGGTTCACCGGCAGGACCGACGGCCGGCACATCGACTGGATTTTATACAGGGGCGAAATCCGGCCGGTCACCCGCCGGGTCCTGACCTTCCATAAAGGTGACCAATATCCTTCGGATCATTTTCCCGTGGCTGCTGATTTTATCTATAAAAGGATTAAATAA
- a CDS encoding glycosyltransferase, with the protein MNICMFTNTYLPHVGGVARSVYTFSRDLQKKGHQVLIVAPTFAGDDADNSEDVIILRVPAIQNFNGSDFSMRIPVPFYIDEKLDAFAPDIIHSHHPYLLGDAAFRAARRRRLPLIFTHHTLYEEYTHYVAGENDNFKQFARNLSTMYANLCDQVVAPSKSIADLIKKRGVTTPVAQIPTGVDIQFFASGDGQGFKKTYHIPENAVVIGHVGRLAPEKNLVYLAESVARSMQSLEDTWFCVAGDGPDRQKIHDIFTDCNFAHRLVLTGNLTGKALADAYQAMDLFVFSSQSETQGMVLTEAMAAKTPVVALDGPGVREVVENQKNGRLLPEDADQSAFSRAIRDAVSDSEKLRFWQKHASQTALKFSRQACVNKLLDLYATAVSPKDDRAENEDTETEPWESFLVALQTEWELIAEKAQSLTLLNRDDGT; encoded by the coding sequence ATGAATATCTGCATGTTCACCAATACTTACCTGCCCCATGTGGGCGGGGTGGCCCGGTCAGTATACACCTTTTCCAGGGACCTGCAAAAAAAGGGACACCAGGTGCTCATTGTTGCACCGACCTTTGCCGGAGACGATGCCGATAACAGTGAAGATGTCATTATTCTGCGGGTCCCTGCCATCCAGAATTTCAACGGCAGTGACTTTTCCATGCGCATTCCCGTGCCGTTTTACATTGACGAAAAACTGGATGCATTTGCCCCGGATATCATTCACAGCCACCACCCGTATCTGCTCGGCGATGCCGCCTTCAGGGCTGCCCGGCGGCGCAGGCTGCCCCTGATCTTCACCCACCACACCCTGTATGAAGAATATACCCATTATGTGGCCGGGGAAAATGACAATTTCAAGCAGTTTGCCAGGAATCTGTCCACCATGTACGCCAATTTATGCGACCAGGTGGTGGCGCCCAGCAAAAGCATTGCCGATCTGATTAAAAAACGCGGCGTCACCACACCGGTAGCACAAATTCCCACAGGCGTGGACATACAGTTTTTTGCTTCAGGGGACGGGCAGGGTTTTAAAAAAACGTACCACATCCCGGAAAATGCCGTTGTCATCGGACATGTGGGCCGGCTTGCCCCTGAAAAAAATCTGGTGTATCTGGCTGAAAGCGTTGCCAGATCCATGCAATCCCTTGAAGACACCTGGTTTTGTGTGGCAGGAGACGGTCCGGACCGGCAAAAAATCCATGATATATTTACAGACTGCAACTTTGCCCACCGGCTGGTTCTCACAGGAAACCTCACGGGTAAAGCCCTGGCCGATGCGTACCAGGCCATGGATCTATTTGTTTTTTCGTCACAATCCGAAACCCAGGGCATGGTGCTCACCGAAGCCATGGCCGCAAAAACACCCGTTGTTGCCCTGGATGGTCCGGGGGTCCGGGAAGTGGTGGAAAACCAGAAAAACGGGAGACTGCTTCCTGAAGATGCAGATCAAAGTGCGTTTTCCCGGGCCATCCGGGATGCCGTGTCTGATTCTGAAAAATTGCGCTTCTGGCAGAAGCACGCAAGCCAGACAGCCCTGAAATTCAGCAGACAAGCCTGTGTCAATAAGCTTCTCGACCTCTATGCCACCGCTGTTTCTCCTAAAGATGACCGGGCTGAAAATGAAGATACGGAAACAGAACCCTGGGAATCATTTTTGGTTGCCCTTCAAACCGAATGGGAACTGATCGCTGAAAAAGCCCAGTCCCTCACCTTGTTGAACCGGGATGATGGTACCTGA
- a CDS encoding helix-turn-helix domain-containing protein produces the protein MKEYSKATKRIDVSVGESVKIIRQMQELSQNELSRMTGIPQSTISAIENDRVQLGVERAKVLARALSCHPAVLVFPGWDIEQESAA, from the coding sequence ATGAAAGAATATTCAAAGGCCACTAAACGTATTGATGTGTCTGTGGGAGAATCTGTTAAAATCATACGACAGATGCAGGAACTCAGTCAAAATGAACTTTCCAGAATGACCGGAATTCCTCAGTCAACCATCTCGGCCATTGAAAACGACAGGGTTCAACTGGGTGTGGAAAGAGCAAAGGTTCTGGCACGGGCACTCAGTTGTCACCCAGCGGTGCTGGTATTTCCCGGATGGGACATCGAACAGGAATCTGCCGCCTGA